In Limnothrix sp. FACHB-406, the following proteins share a genomic window:
- a CDS encoding NAD(P)H-quinone oxidoreductase subunit F, giving the protein MDRWIIDNLWLVPTYALFGGLLALLWSPAFIRRTGPRPAGYFNILSTGLAFLHSAIALPLIWNQPEATISFNWLDAAGLNVDLDLKASVVNVGTMALISGITFLAQLFAVGYMEMDWGWARFYSLLGLFEGGMCLLVLCDSAFFSYIVLEILTLGTYLLVGLWFSQPLVVTGARDAFLTKRVGDLVLLMGVVALLPIAGTWNFTDLTEWAKTAELDPTVATLLGLALVAGPIGKCAQIPLHLWLDEAMEGPLPASILRNAVVVPIGAWVLVKFQPVIALSPVAVTVEWSVGLVTALLCSAIAIAQIDIKRVLSYATSAYMGLVFVAIGFGQLNLALLLCLTYSVAMVLLTMSAGCVISNCVTQDITQLGGLWPKRPAAGPGFLVGMLGLVAVPPLGCFWSLSALGGALLDANQPLIFGALLLINAMTGFSLMRTFGLVFFGSESPMTERAPEVLWPMSFSTLVMVGVVLHLPLLLIQWQVLPSLGTTEAIALATSSLIGLGSAAALYLNPQVAKPVHSIPAPIRDFFAYDLYTAKLYRNTIVLVVGAVSGVLFWIDRFIVDGFVNAVGALTVVGGQGLRYNTTGQVQFYALSILLGVVLFGALVAWPILAPAVP; this is encoded by the coding sequence ATGGATCGCTGGATTATCGATAACCTTTGGCTGGTGCCGACCTACGCCCTCTTTGGCGGGCTGTTGGCCCTGCTTTGGTCGCCGGCCTTCATTCGGCGCACCGGCCCGCGACCGGCGGGCTATTTCAACATTCTGTCTACGGGCCTAGCGTTTTTACACAGCGCGATCGCCCTGCCCCTGATTTGGAACCAGCCGGAAGCCACCATTTCTTTTAACTGGCTGGATGCGGCGGGGCTGAATGTGGATCTTGACCTCAAGGCTTCCGTGGTGAACGTGGGCACGATGGCCCTGATTTCCGGGATTACCTTCCTGGCGCAACTGTTCGCCGTCGGCTACATGGAAATGGACTGGGGTTGGGCCCGGTTCTATTCCTTGCTGGGCTTGTTTGAAGGCGGCATGTGCCTGCTGGTGCTGTGCGACTCGGCATTCTTCAGCTATATCGTTCTAGAAATCCTGACCCTGGGCACTTACCTGCTGGTGGGCCTGTGGTTCAGCCAGCCGCTGGTGGTGACGGGAGCGCGTGATGCGTTCTTGACCAAGCGGGTTGGTGACCTGGTGTTGCTGATGGGCGTGGTGGCGCTGCTGCCGATCGCTGGGACTTGGAACTTTACGGACTTGACCGAGTGGGCCAAGACGGCGGAACTCGACCCGACCGTGGCGACGTTGCTGGGCTTGGCCCTGGTGGCTGGCCCGATCGGGAAGTGCGCCCAAATTCCGCTGCACCTGTGGCTGGATGAAGCCATGGAAGGGCCGCTGCCCGCATCGATTTTGCGAAATGCGGTGGTTGTCCCGATCGGGGCTTGGGTGTTGGTGAAATTCCAGCCGGTGATTGCCCTGTCGCCCGTGGCGGTGACGGTGGAATGGTCGGTGGGCTTGGTGACGGCCCTGCTGTGCAGCGCGATCGCGATCGCCCAAATCGACATTAAGCGCGTGCTGTCCTACGCCACCAGTGCCTACATGGGCTTGGTGTTCGTGGCGATCGGCTTTGGTCAGTTGAATTTAGCGCTGCTGCTCTGCTTGACCTATTCCGTGGCCATGGTGCTGTTGACCATGAGCGCCGGTTGCGTGATTTCCAACTGCGTCACCCAAGACATCACTCAGTTGGGTGGCTTGTGGCCCAAGCGCCCGGCAGCGGGCCCCGGTTTCCTGGTGGGGATGTTGGGCTTGGTGGCCGTGCCGCCCTTGGGCTGCTTCTGGTCGTTGTCGGCCTTGGGCGGTGCTCTGCTGGATGCCAATCAACCGTTGATCTTTGGGGCGTTGCTGCTGATTAACGCGATGACGGGCTTTAGCCTGATGCGGACTTTTGGGCTGGTGTTCTTTGGCTCCGAGTCACCCATGACCGAGCGGGCCCCGGAAGTGCTGTGGCCCATGAGTTTCTCAACGCTGGTGATGGTGGGTGTGGTGCTGCACCTGCCGCTGCTGTTGATTCAATGGCAGGTGTTGCCGAGCCTGGGCACTACGGAAGCGATCGCCCTGGCCACTTCGTCCCTGATTGGTTTGGGGTCGGCGGCGGCGCTGTACCTGAATCCGCAGGTGGCTAAGCCGGTACATTCGATTCCGGCTCCGATTCGCGATTTCTTTGCCTATGACCTCTATACGGCGAAGCTCTATCGCAACACGATCGTGCTGGTGGTGGGCGCTGTGTCCGGCGTGCTGTTCTGGATCGATCGGTTCATCGTCGATGGCTTTGTGAATGCGGTGGGGGCCCTGACGGTGGTGGGTGGCCAAGGCTTGCGCTACAACACCACGGGTCAAGTGCAGTTCTATGCCCTGTCGATTCTGTTGGGGGTGGTGCTGTTTGGGGCGCTGGTCGCTTGGCCGATTCTGGCCCCGGCGGTTCCCTAG
- a CDS encoding NADH-quinone oxidoreductase subunit M, with product MLSALILIPAIGAALVGLWPGQPNSALLKKVSLAIASVIALWTLYLFAQVDVNAIGAQMTEYLPWVPQLGLSYSLGVDGLSLPLVGLTALLAWIAICSSDRDLQRPRLYYSMILLAIAGINGAFLAQNLLLFILFYELELIPFYLLIAIWGSEQKRGYAATKFLIYTAISGILVLAGFLALTWLSGSTSFDIGQIDIKKLSDSAQLICLLLLVVGFGIKIPLVPLHTWLPDAYVESSPATTVLLGGVLAKLGTYGLLRYGLGLLPDAWGTIAPGLALVGVVSVMYGALTAIAQKDIKRMVAYSSIGHMGYIIVAAAALNPLSLLGSVAQMVSHGLILAILFYLVGVIEKKVGTRDLDKLNGLMSPIRGLPLTSGLLVLAGMASAGIPGMVGFVAEYMVFQGSFTTYPVISLLCILASGLTAVYFVILLNRTCFGRLDNATAYYPAVRFDEHLPGLILTALIVWLGIQPTWLVKWIEPTTDAMIAAIPTVNQPVAIAPTKPARSAPAID from the coding sequence ATGTTGAGCGCATTGATTTTAATTCCGGCGATCGGGGCGGCCCTGGTGGGTCTGTGGCCCGGTCAGCCCAACTCCGCCCTACTGAAAAAGGTGAGCCTGGCCATTGCCAGCGTGATCGCCCTGTGGACGTTGTATTTATTTGCCCAGGTCGATGTGAATGCGATCGGGGCGCAAATGACCGAATATTTGCCCTGGGTGCCGCAACTGGGCTTGAGCTACAGCCTGGGTGTGGATGGGTTGTCGCTGCCGTTGGTGGGCTTGACTGCCCTGCTGGCTTGGATCGCCATTTGCAGCAGCGATCGGGACTTGCAGCGCCCCCGGCTCTACTACTCAATGATTTTGCTGGCGATCGCCGGGATTAACGGCGCATTCCTGGCCCAAAACCTGCTGCTGTTTATCCTGTTCTACGAACTGGAGCTGATTCCCTTCTATCTGCTGATCGCGATTTGGGGTAGCGAACAGAAACGCGGCTATGCGGCCACGAAATTTCTGATCTACACCGCCATCTCCGGGATTCTCGTCCTGGCGGGCTTCCTGGCCCTGACCTGGCTCAGCGGCTCCACCAGCTTTGACATTGGGCAAATCGACATCAAAAAACTGTCCGACAGCGCTCAACTGATCTGCTTGCTGCTGTTGGTCGTTGGCTTCGGCATCAAGATTCCCCTCGTGCCGCTGCATACCTGGCTGCCCGATGCCTACGTGGAATCGTCACCCGCTACCACGGTGTTGCTGGGTGGTGTGCTGGCTAAGCTGGGCACTTACGGGCTGCTGCGCTACGGCTTGGGTCTGCTGCCCGACGCTTGGGGGACGATCGCCCCGGGTCTGGCGCTGGTGGGTGTGGTCAGCGTTATGTATGGCGCATTGACCGCGATCGCCCAAAAGGACATCAAACGGATGGTGGCCTACAGCTCGATCGGGCACATGGGCTACATCATCGTGGCCGCCGCCGCCCTCAATCCCCTGTCTCTGCTGGGTTCCGTAGCCCAAATGGTCAGCCACGGCTTGATTCTGGCGATTTTGTTCTACCTGGTGGGTGTGATTGAAAAGAAAGTCGGCACCCGCGACCTGGACAAGCTGAACGGGTTGATGAGTCCGATTCGCGGCTTGCCCCTAACCAGCGGCCTGTTGGTGCTGGCGGGCATGGCCAGCGCGGGCATCCCTGGTATGGTCGGCTTCGTGGCGGAATACATGGTGTTCCAAGGCAGCTTCACCACCTATCCCGTGATTTCGCTGCTCTGCATCCTGGCTTCCGGGCTGACGGCGGTATACTTCGTGATTTTGCTGAATCGCACCTGCTTTGGCCGCCTGGACAATGCCACTGCCTACTATCCCGCCGTGCGCTTTGATGAGCACTTGCCGGGTCTGATTTTGACCGCGCTGATCGTCTGGCTGGGCATTCAACCCACCTGGCTGGTGAAGTGGATCGAGCCGACCACGGACGCAATGATCGCCGCGATTCCCACAGTGAACCAACCGGTGGCGATCGCCCCCACCAAACCAGCCCGGTCGGCCCCCGCGATCGATTAA